One Streptomyces coeruleorubidus DNA segment encodes these proteins:
- a CDS encoding ATP-binding protein: MGPHARSCPSTVVAQSPFSTAPFARPGNARVRPPHHRALRRPAVGLEETCDEVLRKVRPDPPADDIVLLLARTSGFGAPQVRTWRLPMDPAAVAGARRMASGQLAGWGLAELEFPTELIVSELVTNAIRYGNAPIELRLIRADVLVCEVSDGSSVFDETRTAANLCLSERPSSVYHSPFGQTHGMY, encoded by the coding sequence GTGGGACCTCACGCGCGTTCCTGTCCGTCGACGGTCGTCGCCCAATCCCCCTTCTCCACCGCTCCTTTCGCACGCCCTGGGAACGCCCGTGTTCGCCCCCCGCACCACCGAGCGCTGCGCCGCCCGGCCGTCGGCCTGGAGGAAACCTGCGACGAGGTCCTGCGCAAAGTACGGCCCGACCCGCCTGCCGACGACATCGTCCTGCTGCTGGCCCGCACCTCCGGTTTCGGTGCGCCCCAGGTGCGCACCTGGCGGCTGCCCATGGATCCCGCGGCCGTCGCCGGGGCCCGCCGGATGGCGAGCGGACAGCTGGCCGGCTGGGGCCTGGCCGAGCTGGAGTTCCCTACCGAGCTGATCGTCAGCGAGCTGGTCACCAACGCCATCCGGTACGGCAACGCCCCCATCGAGCTGCGGCTCATCCGCGCCGACGTGCTCGTCTGCGAAGTCTCCGACGGCAGCAGTGTTTTCGACGAGACGCGGACTGCTGCGAACCTCTGCCTCAGTGAGCGTCCCAGCTCCGTGTACCACTCGCCCTTTGGCCAGACACATGGGATGTATTAG
- a CDS encoding MBL fold metallo-hydrolase has protein sequence MAAVFHVLTTGYAETRVAGTVTLLLDGETVAIVDPGMVADRRLILGPLAHHGLNPEDVTDVVFSHHHPDHTLNAALFPEARFHDHMAIYQNDSWEDRDADGYQLSPSITLMTTPGHTAEDVSTLVTAAEGLVVLTHLWWTAEGPAEDPFAPDREQLRAAREKVLALGPALIVPGHGAPFEPTASTPV, from the coding sequence ATGGCCGCTGTCTTCCATGTCCTGACCACCGGCTACGCCGAGACGCGGGTGGCCGGCACCGTCACCCTGCTCCTCGACGGCGAGACGGTCGCGATCGTCGATCCCGGGATGGTCGCGGACCGCCGGCTCATCCTGGGCCCGCTCGCGCACCACGGGCTGAACCCCGAAGACGTCACCGACGTGGTCTTCAGCCACCACCACCCGGACCACACGCTGAACGCGGCCCTGTTCCCCGAAGCCCGCTTCCACGACCACATGGCGATCTACCAGAACGACAGCTGGGAGGACCGCGATGCCGACGGATACCAGCTGTCGCCGTCGATCACGCTCATGACGACCCCCGGCCACACCGCGGAGGACGTCAGCACCCTGGTCACGGCCGCCGAGGGCCTGGTGGTCCTGACCCATCTGTGGTGGACCGCCGAGGGGCCCGCCGAGGATCCCTTCGCGCCCGATCGCGAGCAACTGCGCGCGGCCAGGGAGAAGGTCCTGGCCCTCGGCCCGGCGCTGATCGTGCCGGGACACGGGGCACCCTTCGAGCCGACGGCGTCGACGCCTGTCTAG
- a CDS encoding PAS domain-containing protein has product MPHGRRTRHNRRSKGRGRSEDFAVVIDARGAVMAWGAGAGRLLGYRSEEVIGRPAAYLLAAKLPIALRRHLAAREPWTSDVVLRKRDGDRVKVQLRGTPLTDADGGTPWSSPRRR; this is encoded by the coding sequence GTGCCCCATGGACGACGAACCCGACACAATCGCAGGAGCAAGGGGCGCGGGAGATCCGAGGACTTCGCCGTCGTGATCGACGCCCGCGGGGCCGTCATGGCGTGGGGCGCCGGAGCGGGGCGACTGCTCGGGTACCGGTCCGAGGAAGTGATCGGTCGGCCGGCCGCCTACCTGCTCGCCGCGAAGCTGCCCATCGCGTTGCGGCGCCACCTGGCCGCCAGGGAGCCGTGGACGAGCGATGTGGTGCTGCGGAAACGGGACGGAGACCGTGTCAAGGTGCAGCTGCGGGGCACGCCGCTGACGGACGCGGACGGCGGGACCCCATGGTCGTCACCCCGGCGGCGATGA
- a CDS encoding LacI family DNA-binding transcriptional regulator — MAARAGVSTATVSNALNGTGRLSEATRQRVLAAARELGYAPASTARALACGGTGVLGLTMTTYGDLPVPYTVIPYYADLTLGAMAAAHERGYLLLAMPSSMAPWMWLNTPMDGVIHGGPRADDPVRAILRERGIPMISEGRPPEPRRCDAWVDADHEAGLRLLLDHLAQSGARRIGLSLPLHDDAYPHLIAHAYRSWCDEHRVPALVEEYASLPDYFTAEQEAVSRLLRHEPRPDAVIGVYSDSGHNILAAARHQGLRVPGDLLVACVSEDPDYATTTPPVTTVSLRPDRVGAEAVDLLIAVINSRSGVDRRRLVQPVLLPRRSTRRAVRGSNGAP, encoded by the coding sequence GTGGCCGCACGGGCGGGGGTGTCCACGGCCACGGTGTCGAATGCGCTCAACGGCACCGGACGGCTGTCCGAGGCCACCAGGCAGCGCGTGCTGGCCGCGGCACGCGAACTCGGTTACGCCCCGGCCAGTACAGCCCGTGCTCTGGCCTGCGGGGGCACCGGAGTGCTCGGACTGACCATGACGACGTACGGCGACCTTCCCGTCCCGTACACCGTGATCCCGTACTACGCGGACCTGACGCTGGGCGCCATGGCGGCGGCGCACGAGCGTGGCTATCTGCTCCTGGCGATGCCGAGTTCCATGGCACCGTGGATGTGGCTCAACACGCCGATGGACGGCGTCATCCACGGCGGACCGCGCGCCGACGACCCGGTGCGTGCCATCCTGCGGGAGCGTGGCATACCGATGATCAGCGAAGGCAGGCCGCCCGAGCCGCGTCGGTGCGACGCCTGGGTGGACGCGGACCACGAAGCGGGCCTGCGCCTGCTGCTCGACCATCTCGCGCAGTCCGGCGCCCGGCGGATCGGGCTCTCCCTGCCCCTGCACGACGACGCGTACCCGCACCTGATCGCGCACGCCTACCGGTCCTGGTGCGACGAACACCGCGTGCCCGCCCTCGTGGAGGAGTACGCCTCACTGCCTGACTACTTCACGGCCGAACAGGAGGCGGTCAGCCGGCTGCTCCGCCACGAACCGAGACCGGACGCCGTCATCGGCGTCTATTCCGACTCCGGTCACAACATCCTCGCCGCCGCTCGCCACCAGGGCCTTCGGGTGCCGGGGGACCTGCTGGTGGCGTGCGTCAGCGAGGATCCGGACTACGCGACGACCACCCCGCCCGTCACCACCGTCAGCCTCCGCCCGGACAGGGTGGGCGCCGAAGCGGTAGACCTGCTGATCGCTGTCATCAACTCCCGCAGCGGCGTGGACCGGCGTCGGCTCGTGCAACCGGTGCTGCTCCCTCGCCGGTCCACACGGCGCGCGGTGCGAGGGAGCAACGGCGCACCGTGA
- a CDS encoding non-reducing end alpha-L-arabinofuranosidase family hydrolase — protein sequence MLRACKVPWSGRGRRTGVLTAVTALLAALLTGLGTAGTAQAATVDPNGWYVLVNRGSGKALDVSGGSTADGAAVQQWARHDGANQRFQFVDSGGGYYRLKAQHSGKVLDVLNYSTADHADIVQWGDAGSVNQQFRLADSSDGYVRLINRNSGKAVEVQNASTADGGKVVQFTDWGGANQQWQLVRVDSASGALPSTFRWSSSGVLAGPKPDAQHPDVAAIKDFSIVRYNNQWLTYATTASPSGWGLVQFNFNDWSQAASAPHTYLDTSPMGGGYRAAPQVFYFAPQNLWYMVYQTGPPTYSTSTNPADPRSWSAPRLFMSEEPQIVKDNKGKGTWIDFWVICDTTDCHLFFSDDNGHIYRAQTGLTNFPNGFGNTQMVMSDTQNNLFEATNVYKVAGSNQYLLLQEAISNTSGRRYFRSFTSTSLSGSWTPLAATENEPFASRNNVTFPGGVWTEDISHGEMVRAGNDQTLTINPCRSQYVYQGVDPRADGADYIRLPWRMGLLTQTNSPC from the coding sequence ATGCTCAGGGCATGCAAGGTCCCGTGGTCGGGCCGCGGGAGGCGTACGGGCGTGCTGACCGCGGTGACCGCCTTACTGGCGGCGCTTCTGACGGGGTTGGGCACCGCCGGGACGGCGCAGGCGGCCACTGTGGATCCGAACGGCTGGTATGTGCTGGTCAACCGGGGCAGCGGGAAGGCGCTCGATGTGTCGGGAGGGAGTACGGCCGACGGGGCGGCCGTCCAGCAGTGGGCGCGTCATGACGGGGCCAATCAGCGCTTCCAGTTCGTGGACTCGGGCGGTGGCTACTACCGGCTGAAGGCGCAGCACTCGGGCAAGGTGCTGGACGTCCTCAATTACTCCACCGCCGACCATGCGGACATCGTGCAGTGGGGCGATGCGGGCAGCGTCAACCAGCAGTTCCGGCTGGCCGATTCCTCGGACGGGTACGTGCGTCTGATCAACCGCAACAGCGGCAAGGCCGTCGAGGTCCAGAACGCCTCCACCGCCGACGGAGGCAAGGTCGTGCAGTTCACCGACTGGGGCGGGGCCAACCAGCAGTGGCAGCTGGTCCGCGTCGACAGCGCCAGCGGCGCGCTGCCGTCGACGTTCCGGTGGTCCTCCAGCGGCGTCCTGGCCGGTCCGAAGCCGGACGCCCAGCACCCGGACGTGGCGGCGATCAAGGACTTCTCCATCGTCCGGTACAACAACCAGTGGCTGACTTACGCGACCACCGCCAGCCCCTCCGGCTGGGGTCTGGTGCAGTTCAACTTCAACGACTGGTCCCAGGCAGCCTCCGCACCGCACACCTACCTCGACACCTCGCCCATGGGTGGCGGCTACCGGGCCGCGCCCCAGGTGTTCTACTTCGCGCCGCAGAACCTGTGGTACATGGTCTACCAGACAGGTCCGCCCACCTATTCCACCAGCACCAACCCCGCCGACCCGCGCTCATGGTCCGCGCCGCGCCTCTTCATGTCCGAGGAGCCGCAGATCGTCAAGGACAATAAGGGCAAGGGCACTTGGATCGACTTCTGGGTCATCTGCGACACCACCGACTGTCACCTGTTCTTCAGTGACGACAACGGCCACATCTACCGCGCCCAGACCGGCCTGACGAACTTCCCGAACGGTTTCGGGAACACGCAGATGGTGATGTCGGACACCCAGAACAACCTGTTCGAGGCGACCAACGTGTACAAGGTCGCCGGCAGCAACCAGTACCTGCTGCTCCAGGAGGCCATCAGCAACACCTCCGGCCGGCGCTACTTCCGCTCTTTCACCTCGACCAGCCTCTCCGGCAGCTGGACCCCCCTGGCCGCTACGGAGAACGAACCCTTCGCCAGCCGCAACAACGTCACCTTCCCGGGCGGCGTCTGGACCGAGGACATCAGTCACGGCGAGATGGTCCGCGCTGGCAACGACCAGACCCTGACCATCAATCCATGCCGATCGCAGTACGTCTACCAGGGCGTGGACCCCAGAGCCGACGGGGCGGACTACATACGCCTGCCCTGGCGGATGGGCCTGCTCACCCAGACCAACTCCCCCTGCTGA